A stretch of Brassica napus cultivar Da-Ae chromosome C6, Da-Ae, whole genome shotgun sequence DNA encodes these proteins:
- the LOC106352674 gene encoding probable calcium-binding protein CML46: MTANHLYCLITMEKSSLFQCKHSSSSFLVDFFLTVFFRWVSFAQSFFSRFCHLPQHQHFVSEKKSKDLEIQSLIEHGNGLCIEDAEMVMQSLGLFTDQESEGLQKRYSSEELSNLFEEKEPSLEEVKQAFDVFDENRDGFLDPIDLQRVLSILGLKQGSNLENCRRMIRSFDGNKDGRIDFHGFVKFMENNFC; the protein is encoded by the coding sequence ATGACTGCAAACCACTTGTACTGTCTTATAACCATGGAAAAGAGTTCCTTGTTCCAATGCaaacactcttcttcttctttcctgGTGGATTTTTTCCTCACCGTTTTTTTCAGATGGGTTTCTTTCGCTCAGAGCTTTTTCTCCAGGTTCTGTCATCTTCCTCAACACCAGCATTTTGTTTCCGAGAAGAAGAGCAAAGATCTTGAAATCCAGAGTTTGATCGAACATGGTAATGGTCTTTGTATAGAAGATGCAGAGATGGTGATGCAAAGCTTAGGACTTTTCACGGACCAAGAAAGCGAGGGACTTCAGAAACGTTACAGTTCAGAGGAACTATCGAATCTGTTTGAAGAGAAAGAGCCGAGTTTGGAGGAAGTGAAGCAAGCTTTTGATGTCTTTGATGAAAACAGAGATGGGTTTCTTGATCCCATAGATCTGCAGAGAGTTTTGTCAATCCTTGGTTTGAAGCAAGGATCTAACCTTGAGAACTGCAGAAGAATGATCAGATCATTCGATGGAAACAAAGATGGAAGAATCGATTTCCATGGATTTGTGAAATTCATGGAGAACAACTTCTGCTGA
- the LOC106352673 gene encoding pentatricopeptide repeat-containing protein At5g39680 — MSVLPILERRVVKLNKLTSLLPKPVEALPRVDHLCAHLKVCAKSSYLRTGESIHAHLIIRNQSSRAEDAWQITSLINLYMKCGKTVRAHKLFDSMPERSVVSWCSLMKGYQDSGFDFEVLKLFKSMVFSGESQPNEFVATIVFKSCSNSGRIEEGKQCHGCFLKHGLMSHEYVRNTLLYMYSSCSGTREAIKILDDLPCCDLLAFNSALSGYLEHGALDEGLDVLRRMAEEDLVWDDFTCMSSLKLCSSLRDLELARQIHSRMVRLGFDCHDDVSGAFINMYGKCGNPLYAQRVYNGTKTLNIVLNTSIMDAYFQNKSYEEALNLFAKMENKEVPPNEFTFAVLLNSTAELSLLRQGDLLHGLVVKSGFRNHVMVGNALVNMYAKSGSIEDAWKAFSGMAFRDIVTWNTMICGFSHHGLGTEALEAFEEMMSAGEFPNRITFIGVLQACSHMGFVEQGHYYFNHLMKQFGVEPDLQHYTCVVGLLSKAGLFEDAEYFMRTAPIGWDVVAWRALLNACYVRRNYSLGKKVAEYAIEMHPNDSGIYILLSNIHAKSKEWDGVARVRSLMKERRVKKEPGVSWIGIRNKTHVFLSEDNQHAEIVLIYAKVKEVLAKIRPLGYAPDVAGAYHDVDEEQRENNLSYHSEKLAVAYGLMKTPEKSPLYVTKNVRICDDCHSAIKLISRLSDRLIVVRDSNRFHHFQDGHCSCCDYW, encoded by the coding sequence ATGTCCGTCTTGCCTATACTCGAAAGAAGAGTGGTAAAGTTGAACAAACTTACGTCTTTATTACCCAAACCAGTAGAAGCTCTTCCTCGGGTTGATCACCTTTGTGCTCACTTAAAAGTCTGTGCCAAATCAAGTTATCTGAGGACTGGTGAATCGATTCACGCTCATTTGATCATAAGGAACCAATCATCGCGAGCTGAGGACGCATGGCAAATCACATCTCTGATCAATCTCTACATGAAATGCGGGAAAACAGTTCGTGCACACAAGCTGTTCGATTCAATGCCTGAGAGAAGTGTGGTTTCTTGGTGTTCGTTGATGAAAGGTTATCAAGATTCTGGGTTTGATTTCGAAGTTTTGAAGCTTTTCAAGAGTATGGTTTTTTCTGGTGAATCGCAACCTAATGAGTTTGTAGCCACCATAGTTTTTAAATCTTGTTCGAACTCTGGGAGAATCGAAGAAGGTAAGCAGTGTCATGGATGTTTTCTTAAACATGGTTTGATGTCACATGAGTATGTACGAAACACTCTTCTCTACATGTACTCTTCATGTTCTGGAACAAGAGAGGCTATCAAGATTTTGGATGATCTTCCGTGTTGTGATCTTCTTGCTTTTAACTCGGCTCTTAGTGGATATTTGGAGCATGGTGCTTTAGACGAAGGGCTTGATGTTTTGAGAAGGATGGCTGAGGAAGATTTGGTGTGGGACGACTTCACCTGCATGTCTTCTTTAAAGCTTTGCTCCAGTCTCAGAGATTTGGAGTTGGCTCGGCAGATTCATAGCCGAATGGTAAGGCTTGGTTTCGACTGTCATGATGATGTTAGTGGTGCATTCATTAACATGTATGGAAAATGTGGTAACCCTTTATATGCTCAGAGAGTTTACAATGGTACGAAAACTCTAAACATCGTCTTGAACACATCGATCATGGATGCTTACTTCCAGAACAAGTCTTACGAGGAGGCTCTGAATCTGTTTGCAAAGATGGAAAACAAAGAGGTTCCACCTAACGAGTTCACCTTTGCTGTTTTGTTAAACTCAACCGCTGAGCTCTCTCTTCTAAGACAAGGAGATCTTCTACACGGTCTTGTCGTGAAATCTGGTTTTAGGAACCATGTAATGGTTGGCAATGCGTTAGTTAACATGTACGCCAAAAGCGGTAGCATCGAGGATGCGTGGAAAGCGTTCTCAGGCATGGCTTTTAGAGACATAGTTACTTGGAACACAATGATATGTGGCTTCTCACATCATGGACTAGGGACGGAAGCGCTTGAAGCCTTTGAGGAAATGATGTCTGCGGGAGAGTTCCCTAACCGCATAACTTTCATCGGCGTGTTGCAAGCTTGTAGCCATATGGGTTTCGTGGAGCAAGGTCATTACTACTTTAACCATTTGATGAAGCAGTTTGGTGTTGAGCCTGATCTACAGCATTATACATGCGTTGTGGGACTCTTGAGCAAGGCTGGCTTGTTCGAAGACGCTGAGTATTTCATGAGAACAGCTCCTATAGGATGGGATGTTGTTGCATGGAGAGCGTTGCTAAACGCTTGCTACGTTCGCAGGAACTACAGTTTAGGAAAGAAGGTGGCGGAATACGCCATTGAGATGCATCCGAACGATTCAGGGATTTATATATTGTTGTCCAATATCCATGCCAAGTCCAAGGAATGGGACGGTGTGGCTAGAGTGCGTTCTTTGATGAAGGAGAGGCGTGTTAAGAAGGAGCCTGGAGTAAGCTGGATAGGTATACGAAACAAAACCCATGTGTTTCTTTCAGAGGACAATCAACACGCCGAGATTGTGCTGATTTACGCAAAGGTGAAGGAAGTTTTGGCAAAGATCAGGCCGTTAGGGTATGCGCCTGATGTTGCTGGAGCTTACCATGATGTAGACGAAGAGCAGAGAGAGAACAACCTCTCTTATCATAGCGAGAAGCTAGCTGTGGCTTACGGTCTGATGAAAACCCCTGAGAAGTCACCCTTGTACGTGACTAAAAACGTGAGGATATGTGATGATTGTCACTCTGCAATCAAGCTTATCTCAAGGCTCTCAGACCGTTTAATAGTTGTCAGAGATTCCAACCGGTTCCATCATTTCCAAGATGGTCACTGTTCTTGTTGTGATTACTGGTGA